Part of the Anaerolineales bacterium genome is shown below.
TCCCTAAAATTCGATTCCCGGCTGCCCTTGGATCCCCTGATCGTAGGCGTGCTTGATGAGCTTCATCTCGGTCACGGTATCGGCGTACTCGATCAGCGCCGCGGGGGCGTACCTGCCGGTAACGATCAGGTGCATCCGCGGCGGCTTGTTGCGCGCCAGCCAATCGACAACCCCGGCGGGATCCAGCCAGCCGAAATGCAGGGGAAAGGTGAACTCGTCAAGGATGACCAGATCGTATTCCCCGCCGGAGATTTTTTCCCGCGCCGTCTGCCAGCCCCGTTCCGCGCAGCGCTTGGATCCCTCCGCATCCCTGTCGGGCCAGACGTAGCCGTCGCCGCTGATGTGCCACTCGATCCCCAGCTTGGCGGCGGCCTGCGCCTCGCCCGAGCCGACATCGGCGGACTTGATGAATTGGATCATGCACACGCGCAACCCGCGGCCCCACGCCCGCAGGAGGACTCCGACCGCGGCGCTGGTTTTGCCCTTGCCCTCCCCGGTGTTCACCAAAACCCGCCCTTGCGCGGAGCGGCCGGTTTTCGGTTCACTCTGCGTCATCGGCACCCTCCATCGAATCGAAATCCGGCGTGACGAACAGGGAATCCCTGGTCGGGTGCCGGGTGACCAGAATAGGAACGCCGTAGGCCCGCGTCAGGCGGTCCGGAGTGAGCACCTCCGCCGGCGTTCCCAGCGCGTCCAGCGTTCCGCCGCTCAGGAGCGCCACCCGGTCCGCGTAGACCGCGGCCAGGTTCAGGTCGTGCAGGCTGACGACGACCGCCAACCCGTTGTGATGCGCCAGCCGGTGGACCAGACCGAGGATGCCGGTCTGGTATTTCAAGTCGAGATGCGAGGTGGGCTCGTCCAACAATAAGAAGGAAGGCTCTTGGGCCAGGACGCGGGCCAGGACCATGCGCTGGTGCTCGCCACCGGAAAGCTCCGTCGCCAGCCGGTCCGCCATGCCCTCCAACCCGACCAGGGCAAGCGCTTCCTCGGAGGCTTGGCGGTCGCGCCC
Proteins encoded:
- a CDS encoding ABC transporter ATP-binding protein, with product MTALELRDLACAYDRRTVVERISLEARPGQVLALIGPNGAGKSTLLRAMARLLKPARGKVILAGRELWGLSARETARRLAFAAQKDGDPWPATVMQIVSLGRAPHRGWLLPLTGRDRQASEEALALVGLEGMADRLATELSGGEHQRMVLARVLAQEPSFLLLDEPTSHLDLKYQTGILGLVHRLAHHNGLAVVVSLHDLNLAAVYADRVALLSGGTLDALGTPAEVLTPDRLTRAYGVPILVTRHPTRDSLFVTPDFDSMEGADDAE
- the cobO gene encoding cob(I)yrinic acid a,c-diamide adenosyltransferase — encoded protein: MTQSEPKTGRSAQGRVLVNTGEGKGKTSAAVGVLLRAWGRGLRVCMIQFIKSADVGSGEAQAAAKLGIEWHISGDGYVWPDRDAEGSKRCAERGWQTAREKISGGEYDLVILDEFTFPLHFGWLDPAGVVDWLARNKPPRMHLIVTGRYAPAALIEYADTVTEMKLIKHAYDQGIQGQPGIEF